TCGCCATGGGGATTGGCGGGCCCGCCGGGAATCCCCACCAGGAGCGTCGTCGCCTCGGGTCCGGGAAGCTCAGCTCCGGCGCGCGGCGCCAGGTCGAGTCGCGGCGCGGCCGCCTGCAGCGCGGCCATGAGCGCCTGGCGCTGCTCGAGTTCGGTCGGGGCAAGAGCCGAGAAGCGATCCGCGGCGGTGTGCGGCCGCGCCAGCGCCGCCGCCTCGTCGGCGACCTCGCGCAGGGCGGCCGCCAGGCGCACCCCCAGATCCTCGGCCGGGCCGGCCGCCGCGAGGTCGACCGGCGATGCGACGCCGCAGCGTTCCAGCAGGCTGCCGGCAAGCCGCCCGAGGAGATCCTCGGCGCTGGCGGACAGCACGGCGTTCACGTCGGCTTCCAGCCAGGCCGGATGGAACAGCTCTCCGGGGGCGGCCGCATCGCCCAGCACCTGCTGGTGCGCCGCCAGAACGCGCTTGCGCGCTTCGGCCACCTGGGTCGCCGCGAGGGCCAGGGCGCCGGCGCGCCTCTCGACCGCCAGCCCGGCGGCCTCCAGGAATGCGGGCACCGCGGACCAGATCGCCATGCGCGCCCGCACGGCCAGCAACTCCTCGAGGGTCCGCCAGAGCGCGGCGAGCGGGCGCTCGGTCACCACCTTGCGGCTGGCGCCGAACTTCGCGAGCGGGTGAGCGTACGCCCTCATGACCTCGTCGAGGTGGCCGGCGAGCATCTGCTCGCAGCTCTCGGCGATCCGGGCCTCTTGCTCCAGCCCGTCGGTCGCCTGCTCGAAATGAAGCCGCAAGCGAGCGGCGTACGCGGCCAGGAAACGCTCGGCAGGACCGAACCAGGCGCCCGTGCGGACGGCACTGCCGATATCGCTGAGTTCGCGATCGAGATCGGCGGCGAACGCTTCCCCGGCGGCAGCGACGTTTACCAGCACCGCCGGCCAGATTCCGTCGCCGCAGGGCTGGAGGGCGGCCACCTGCTCGTCGATCCGGGCTTCCAGCCAGACCCGCACGCGGGCGGGATCGGCTTCGCGGTCGATCCGGGCAGCCAGGTCGCGCACGGCTTCCCCGGCCAGATCGGCGAATTGCCGCTGGGCGTCCGCGGAGCCGAGGCGCCTCATGAGCGAGCTGCCATGGTCCCCGGGGGACCACGGGGTGACGAATCGCGAGAGTCTGGCTCCGGCATCGTCTTGCCCAGCCTCGAGGACGCGCGCCAGCAAGCGTTCCGCGACGGCCAGGCCGCAGGCGCGGGCAAGGCGGTCGCCGTCGATGTGCAACCGCGTCGCGCCGAGCGCGCGGTACGCCGTCTGGCAACCTTCCCGGTCCTCTTTGCCGGCCCGGGCGAAGCGACCCAGGCGCTCCCGGACGGCGCGGTTCGCGTAGCCGACTCCGCCGGTGAGGAAATCGGCGTGGATGTGGAGCGCCACCACGTCGGAAGCGGCCGGGTCACCCTGCCGGCTCCCACCGGGCCGCGGGGCGTCGAGCAAGTAGCAGGCCGAAAACAGCGGGCTGGCGAGGGTTTCAGCCGGAGCGCCCGCGGCATACCGCACCGCGAGTTCGCCGCCGGCGTTGAAGTAGTCGAGTTCCTTGAGCGCCGCGAAGGCGCCGGCTCGCGCCAGCGGAGGCGCATCGGCGCCGGGGAGCAGCAGGTAGCCGACGACCCGGCCGTCCGGCCAGTCCGCCAGCAACTGCCATGCCAGGTGCGCCAGGTCGAAGACGCAGCCCGAGCCCCCGCCCTCGCCGAGCCTCGCGACGAGGTAGAAGGTGAGGGCGG
Above is a window of Candidatus Tanganyikabacteria bacterium DNA encoding:
- a CDS encoding zinc ribbon domain-containing protein: MPEDAIARAIAEQASRSPQDLGAVVPGVVVGFGETGLAVAAAVQRLLSGSAAARTSRAALRHVVLAPAGSGAPADEQVAVVGLAPEWRPDRVRLRHVDEWLSPELARTQPETLRIRQVERLAYFSVHSAIRERLQVARDTALAAVPDPAALTFYLVARLGEGGGSGCVFDLAHLAWQLLADWPDGRVVGYLLLPGADAPPLARAGAFAALKELDYFNAGGELAVRYAAGAPAETLASPLFSACYLLDAPRPGGSRQGDPAASDVVALHIHADFLTGGVGYANRAVRERLGRFARAGKEDREGCQTAYRALGATRLHIDGDRLARACGLAVAERLLARVLEAGQDDAGARLSRFVTPWSPGDHGSSLMRRLGSADAQRQFADLAGEAVRDLAARIDREADPARVRVWLEARIDEQVAALQPCGDGIWPAVLVNVAAAGEAFAADLDRELSDIGSAVRTGAWFGPAERFLAAYAARLRLHFEQATDGLEQEARIAESCEQMLAGHLDEVMRAYAHPLAKFGASRKVVTERPLAALWRTLEELLAVRARMAIWSAVPAFLEAAGLAVERRAGALALAATQVAEARKRVLAAHQQVLGDAAAPGELFHPAWLEADVNAVLSASAEDLLGRLAGSLLERCGVASPVDLAAAGPAEDLGVRLAAALREVADEAAALARPHTAADRFSALAPTELEQRQALMAALQAAAPRLDLAPRAGAELPGPEATTLLVGIPGGPANPHGEFASILDLLLLCVDEIQIGARIGIADLAGRADQILLLREVAGFPLRCVAAIDDLAGRYREWTRQPKAEPVHIAKDPGAFETIPGIFPPDERTKRRALEAFVVGVQWGVFEIENGIVLHRQKLPGMTFLDTRIIGTLDRPLRAVKYLVDHPDLVQFAHGRIEELLAEAQADPAVRQDRLGRLERYYLRILEECRGAVIAADLGLGDDEAAQEEVIRHLPLWELAEAILAFNSRHALTAAGPDALPEAESGALPGEESAALPGARSAMVPGGGSGDPSPAGPTLLPPSSGSDDVQCRRCGALSPARAKFCGECAAPFGRPDACPACGAQAPAGARYCIECATPLGDARWEPSRPLP